The following are encoded in a window of Vigna unguiculata cultivar IT97K-499-35 chromosome 8, ASM411807v1, whole genome shotgun sequence genomic DNA:
- the LOC114193853 gene encoding probable LRR receptor-like serine/threonine-protein kinase At1g06840: protein MYLSKGCCKCEEVLLLFLCLYCYFLLATGLITDPTEVDALRIIKGSLIDINGNLSNWDRRDPCTSNWTGVMCSDTTLVDGYLHVKQLHLLNMNLSGTLAPEIGRLSYLEVLDFMWNHITGSIPKEIGFINPLKLLLLNGNQLTGELPEELGFLPFLIRLQIDQNNITGPIPLSFAKLNTTIHFHMNNNSLSGQIPAQLSSLGSLLHLLLDNNNFTGHLPSELSEMPSLKILQLDNNNFGGNSIPRSYANMSKLIKLSLRNCNLQGPIPDLSTIPRLTYLDLSLNQLNESIPTNKLSDNITTIDLSNNNLIGTIPSYFSSLPRLQKLSIANNSLNGSVPSTIWQDRVLNGSEMLRLDMENNQLTSISGSTNLPPNVTLWLEGNPMCSNNNTLAQFCGSESDISVNGNFSVSCPTQACPPPYEYTVDCFCAAPLVVNYRLKSPGFSDFRTYTNAFQSMMSRGLKIRIDQFYIHKFEWEEGPRLGMNLKLFPMYVDNNSSHLFNTSEVLRLRNLFLDFDLPTNDLFGPFELLDFILLDPYRDVIVTSPSSGISKGALVGIVLGAIAFAVTFSAIVTMLVLRIRLRDHRTPSKRTKASRISIKIEGIRSFNYEEMAGATNNFSDSARIGQGGYGKVFKGLLPDGTVVAIKRAQEGSLQGEKEFLAEIELLSRLHHRNLVSLIGYCDEKGEQILVYEYMPNGTLKDHLSVYSEKPLTFSMRLKIALGSAKGLVYLHTEVDPPIFHRDVKATNILLDSKFTAKVADFGLSRLAPVQDTQGNVPGHVSTVIKGTPGYIDPEYGLTHKLTDKSDVYSLGVVFLELVTGRPPIFHGENIIRQVNMAYEYGGLFSVIDKRIGSYPSEYMEKFLTLALKCCKDAPDERPKMAEVARELENMCSMLPETNAVEAEHGTSGYGRIISSSQPSSSTSRTPFVSEDVSGSDLVSGKIPTIRPR from the exons ATGTATCTTTCAAAGGGATGTTGTAAGTGTGAAGAAGTTCTTCTGCTGTTTTTGTGTTTATACTGCTACTTTCTATTGGCTACTGGTTTGATCACCGATCCAACTGAAG TTGACGCATTAAGAATCATAAAAGGAAGTTTGATAGATATTAATGGAAATTTGAGCAACTGGGATCGCAGAGATCCATGTACATCTAACTGGACAGGAGTTATGTGCTCCGATACAACATTAGTGGATGGCTATCTACATGTTAAACAACT GCATTTACTGAACATGAACTTGTCTGGAACTTTGGCACCAGAGATTGGACGCTTATCTTATCTGGAAGTCTT GGACTTTATGTGGAATCACATAACTGGGAGTATACCGAAGGAAATTGGCTTTATCAATCCTTTGAAACTGTT ACTTCTGAATGGAAATCAACTAACTGGTGAGTTACCAGAAGAGCTTGGGTTTCTTCCATTCCTGATTCGATTGCAAATAGATCAGAACAATATCACAGGACCTATACCTTTATCATTTGCAAAACTGAACACCACTATACATTT TCACATGAACAACAATTCACTCAGTGGGCAAATACCAGCACAACTCTCCAGCTTAGGAAGCCTTCTTCACCT TCTTCTTGACAACAACAACTTTACAGGACATCTTCCCTCTGAGCTCTCTGAGATGCCAAGCTTAAAGATTCT TCAACTTGATAACAACAACTTTGGTGGAAATAGCATTCCACGTTCTTATGCAAACATGTCAAAATTGATAAAACT GAGTCTTCGGAACTGCAACTTGCAAGGACCAATCCCTGATTTGAGCACGATACCACGCCTTACGTATCT TGACCTCAGTTTGAATCAGTTGAATGAATCAATTCCAACTAATAAGCTTTCAGACAATATCACAACCAT TGATTTATCAAACAATAATCTTATTGGAACTATTCCATCCTACTTTTCTAGTCTTCCACGTCTTCAAAAGCT GTCAATTGCAAACAATTCACTGAACGGAAGTGTTCCTTCTACCATTTGGCAGGACAGGGTTTTAAATGGATCAGAAATGCTTCGCTT GGACATGGAAAATAATCAACTTACAAGCATATCAGGCAGTACAAATCTTCCTCCAAATGTCACCCTCTG GCTTGAGGGAAATCCTATGTGCTCAAATAATAACACCTTAGCTCAGTTCTGTGGATCTGAAAGTGACATTAGCGTCAATGGTAACTTCAGTGTTAGCTGTCCCACCCAAGCATGCCCCCCTCCCTATGAATATACTGTGGACTGTTTCTGTGCTGCCCCGTTGGTTGTTAACTATCGATTAAAAAGTCCAGGATTTTCAGATTTCCGCACTTACACGAATGCATTTCAGAGCATGATGTCAAGGGGTCTTAAAATACGTATTGATCAGTTCTATATTCACAAATTTGAATGGGAAGAAGGTCCTCGTTTGGGAATGAACTTGAAGCTTTTTCCCATGTATGTTGATAATAACAGCTCTCATCTTTTCAATACAAGTGAGGTTCTTCGGCTCAGAAACTTGTTCTTAGACTTTGATCTTCCAACCAATGACTTGTTCGGACCTTTTGAGCTTCTAGACTTCATTCTCCTGGATCCTTACAGGGATG TGATTGTTACCTCTCCAAGTTCAGGGATCAGCAAAGGAGCACTGGTTGGAATAGTCTTGGGTGCAATTGCCTTTGCGGTTACTTTTTCTGCAATCGTTACAATGCTCGTATTGAGAATACGTTTGAGAGATCATCGTACACCTTCCAAACGGACAAAAG CATCTAGGATCTCAATAAAAATTGAAGGGATAAGATCATTTAATTACGAAGAAATGGCAGGCGCTACGAACAATTTTAGTGACTCTGCTCGAATTGGACAAGGTGGGTATGGGAAGGTTTTTAAAGGTCTTCTTCCTGATGGCACTGTTGTTGCCATAAAGCGTGCACAGGAGGGTTCCCTGCAAGGTGAGAAGGAGTTTCTTGCAGAAATAGAATTGCTGTCAAGGCTACATCACCGCAACCTTGTGTCTCTGATTGGATACTGTGATGAAAAGGGTGAACAg ATTTTGGTTTATGAATACATGCCAAATGGAACGCTAAAGGATCACCTCTCCG TTTATTCAGAAAAACCTCTTACTTTTTCCATGAGGTTGAAGATTGCTCTTGGGTCAGCAAAAGGTCTTGTGTATCTACACACGGAAGTAGATCCTCCAATATTCCACCGAGATGTGAAGGCCACCAATATATTATTGGATTCCAAGTTCACTGCAAAAGTTGCTGACTTTGGACTTTCACGACTTGCCCCAGTCCAAGATACACAAGGAAACGTGCCTGGTCATGTATCTACTGTGATAAAGGGGACCCCG GGTTATATTGATCCAGAGTACGGCTTAACTCACAAATTGACTGACAAAAGTGATGTTTATAGTCTCGGTGTTGTGTTTCTAGAACTTGTGACTGGGAGGCCACCAATCTTTCATggtgaaaatattattagacAG gttaATATGGCATACGAATATGGTGGATTGTTTTCAGTTATTGATAAACGGATCGGCTCTTATCCTTCAGAATACATGGAGAAGTTTTTGACGTTGGCCTTAAAGTGTTGCAAAGACGCACCAGACGAGCGACCTAAAATGGCAGAAGTGGCTAGAGAGCTAGAAAACATGTGTTCAATGTTACCTGAGACCAACGCTGTGGAAGCAGAACATGGGACAAGTGGTTATGGAAGAATAATATCCAGTTCACAACCTTCATCATCTACTAGCAGGACTCCTTTTGTTTCAGAAGATGTGTCTGGTAGTGACCTTGTCAGTGGAAAGATACCCACCATTAGGCCTAGATAA